ACCTTAAGGAAGTAGGAAGGAGACATAAGGAATGGGGAAAAGAGGCAGTGGGATAAGTTAGTACTTTCTACACAATTGCACCTATCCCAATTGCTGGCAGTTAGAATTAGCTAGgcattattttctattcttttgtttaGTCAGGACCAAGGCAGAGTTTAAGAAAGTCTTTCTTAACAGAAAGAACTTTGTTAAGTAGACACTCCCATCTAGATCACTTTGTGTTCAGCTGTGGACATCAATTATACTCTTGAATCTTCTCAGGATTGTGGGTGGAAGTCAtaattgtggttttcttttttgttttgttttgttttttaagataaagGGAATTATACTGGTGAAAacaagtttttccttttcttaaaagcaGGGCAAATGGCACTGCTAAATTACAATGATAGATCTTTAATTTTATACTAAATACTTAGTCATTATCATGTGAAAAAATCTCAGACTTTTGAACTTACTCTTTATAAAAACATCTACAGttatgagtaatttttaaaatatctagtgtgaaaaacaataaaaggggACTAACAGGTGGTGTATTTTCTTTAGAATGATCTAATTTCTATAGTGAGAATTCATAAATGCATGTTTCTTTCCAACCTTAATATTACAATTCTCTGCACACACATTTAAAAGTAGAATGCATAATTTCCATATGTATTTACTTTTGTACTGCATAccttacaaaaaaattttaaagatcaaaattcaaaggATACAATAACATGTCGGTCAGATGGGTTTCGCTGACGTGTTCTTTCTAACTGAGTTAACTGTTTAGCTTCTCGATTCCTTGCTGTTAATGTTGCTTTGAGGTCGTCCTgcaaaaagggttttttttgtttgtttttttgttaataataatctataattttagaaataaaatacacacactCTGTTTTGAGAATGGgagtatggaggccctggctggggggctcagttggttagtgtcatctcGATACCACCAAGATTgagggttcaatcctgggtcagggcacatacaagaatcaaccaatgaatgcataaattaagtggacaacaaactgatgtttctctctctcagaccaataaataataataaaaaaaattaagactgggAGAATGGTTTTGTTTGATCCAGACATCATTACCACTGGAATTACTACTGCATAATTAGTATCTTTGTGTGATAGTGTACACATATATGTTTCTTTAATATCCTCTCAAAATAATCACACATAATTTCAATACAAAACTGTAACcatgtaaatacaaataaatatatgtaattttgatTGTGGCGGTAATAACATGTATaaacacatttgtcaaaactcaatgAAGACTTAAAATGGAAGAATTTTATGACATGTATATTACACcacaagttgatttaaaaaaatagaactctgAAGATGTAATATACAGCATGTTGACTAGTTAACGGTACTGTACTGTATatctgaaagttgctaagagagtagatcttaaagccctcttcacaaaaataatttttgtaattacGTATGGTGACAGATATTAACTAGACCTATTgtgattatttcacaatatatgtaattATCAAATCattgttgtatacttgaaactaatgtcaattatagctcaataaaaaaatagaactttgtCACACTCATTTTTAGTCTAATGTTATTacctgctttaaaataaaaagtataaacataTTTAGTAAAATAAGTTCTGTTCATATATTCATGACTATATAAAGTGtccataataaacaaaataatactttATGTTGCTACAGTAATATACTTAGTGAGCtcactaaaaatatttcataattctcAAAGTTCAAGAAATGATGACTCTTCAGAGTGTGTGAAAAAATGACTAAACAATACGTTgaactttttattaaaagaacAATTATTGGAAATCTTATACTCTTTGCCAGAATAcctaataatagaaaaataatgaactaCTTACTCGTTTCATTTTTACAATGGTTCCATAAGCTTTCAATGGTTCAACTACTTTGGCTTCAAGTCTTTCAACCTattgaaaattattataaaatataactgaaaagaaacagattttaattctgaaataaaaGCTGTGTTGTTTAATCTGAACATAATTACTACACAgactaattaaatttaaaaaaattaaaatgtcacagTTAAACTTAAATTGATAAGACTCAGAATCTCAACTTAAACACATTAAAAACCGTTAAGCTGTACAGTAACAAAGCAGAAAAGCTCTCGGAGTAATATGGCAAGAAAATGTGTCAGGTTTCTAAGGAGCTCATTCTTACCATACCACCATCTCTGTATTACTTTTGTATCTCAAAGTGGCTTTCGGGTAAGTTTTAAGACATCTCAAATTTTAACAGTTTCCACTTTGAGTGTGTTTAGCACAGTGTTGGGTACTTTATACATATAATCTCTAACATGTAGTAGCCCAGATTTAGAGACAAAAAAAGCACAGCTGAAAGATACAACTCATTAGAAACATTTAAAGCAATACAATCCTTAAAATCAAGAAAGCTTACAGATCATTGTattagttgaattttttttcctaggAAGCCATTCATAAATTATCAAAGCTTATAAAGCAAGATAAATAGTCCCAAGTGTTCCTGAGCTGTCACTCTGTATGGTTGATCtcacttttatttagaaataaagttttttgaaacattacaatttttattacatattggATAATTCTTTTACTAATATCATTAGTGGAAGACACtgaaaaaactgattttaaaaatgcaagtacATAGgcttgaccggtggtggcacagtggacagaaccttgacctgggatgctgaggacccaggtttgaaaccctgaggttgccagcttgagcaaggggttactggctcggttggagcccctggtcaaggcacatataagaagcaatcagtgaacaactaaagtactgcaactaagcgttgatgtttctcatctctctgccttcctgtgtgtgtctctgtctcttgcctaaataaataaataactcagacattaaaatattcttttttaggaTAGGtaatataagatatatatttCACTGTTTAAGAAGCATGTATTATTCTTGTGGCAGAAAAAGGGCTTTTTTGATGATACAGTTTTAGATAGTGAATACATTTcatattgatttttctttagcttctataaaTAACATGTATCTgaatattttataagattttaggAGAACAAAGAAAATCAAGTTCTCCTTGAGCATTTGAATATTAGGAATCCTAAAGTCAAAACCATGAATATTCAGAATAGTTTAGTCTATACCGTTTTGAATAATCCATACACTGATTACTCAGTGTAAGAGTTATCCAAGTCTTTTCTGTTCTCCTTTTTGTTGCCTACCTTTCGTTCTTTAGCACCTCCACCATTTGGTAAGCAAGGGaataaaaaggagaacaaaagtgAATCAATTCACTTTGCTATTTGATAACTAGCATAAAGATTTTCTAGAAAGGGACACTGCAATCTTTGGCTAATATGGGATTTTTAGGGTTATCTGTGAGTATAGATTATTTCTGAAATAGTAAGTCACCAATTATGTAAAACTGAGAGTTGCTTGTTTATTACAGAAGGAATATATGACAAAAACTCAAGCTTCCCAAAAAGAGTGCACCCAAATGTAATTACTACTCATTTTTCTGTATGAATAGCAATTATAGGTTCAAAGACCATATACTTATTTTGCTtgtatatggtttttttttttttaaataattgaaatttctGTTTTAGGCTCTAGAAAAAGGACCAAAATAACTGATGAGAAAAGTGCCACAGAAACAATGCAGCTTTAACTGGGCAACTTCTGACAAGTTAACCTATTTTGAaacctaaaataaatataatgaggtattaaaggaaaaaatgggcTTTTGGAATAAAAACAAGTACACCTCCACTTCCCTCCACACCCGCCCAAGCAAAAAAGTTTCTACAAAGTCTCACTACTGGTTTGCATCCACAACATAAATCAGTACTTCTCCCTCACCCCCAGGGAAACATTGGTCAATTCCCCTGAGCACAGACACAGCAAAGATCTCTTGTCCATTTTATTACATATCCACTCACATGACCATTCCCAACAGCTTCCATCTCCAGACATACATTATACTTACCTGACTGACCACAAGACACAAGTCACGCTCCTTTTCTTCCCCATGAGCACTACGTTTAAGACCCCCCTGTAAACAGCCACCCCTTGGCCAAAAGTTGGAAAATGAAATGGGGAAATTCAAGACTTCAAGACACCCTGAAGTTTAGTTTGAAAACGGTAAAATCACAGGAAGCTTCCCTTTAATGGACTCACACAGTGTTACAGACACGAAAAGGTAGGTATATCAAGTGTGTGTTCACTACTGCAGATTACGAGTGAGTCTTCATGGATCCTTCATCCACTACTTCGGGGCTCATTCATAAAAATGACGCTGTGACTTCACTTCATACCTCTGCTTGTCGATAATCCTGAAGTTTGGCAAACTCATCAGCAAAGTTTTTCAGGCCCTGCTTTAAATTTGGGGTCTCTGTATTGGCATACTCGTTTATTTCATTCACCAGGAGGTCTGCTTTGTCTCGAAGTCTGGCAGTTTTCCGCACATAAGCAGCAAATATTTGGCACAGCTCTCCAAAATGCTTCTCCACATTTGTGACAGCATTTTGCAGTTGTCTGGTTTGAGCGTCCCTAGAAAAAAAAGGCGACACAAAAAGAAATCATGTTAGGATCAAGATGGCTTCATCTTCACGCTAATTTGATAGGCAATCATTTCCGGGGCTTTTTTGCAGCTTCTCCGGAGGCAGATTTCCCTCCTCTAAGTCCCCATTCGGCCCTGCTTTCCTATCCCGACACTAGGCGCACACAGAGGCCCGGCTCCCGCGGCCGCTCCCTGCGGGGTGGTGGCTGCGAGGGCTGCTCCGCCTGGGCGCCCAGCTGTCCCCGGGGCTCGCCGCAGCCCGGGGAGCTAGGCCCTGTAGCGCAGCGGGGAGGGCCCAGCGGCCGACCCGGGGTAGAACTGGGTCCCAGTACAGAGGTTCCCCTTCCTCCCACCAAGCCCTCGCGCGTGTGGCACCCTGGGCAGCGGAGGGGCCCCGGGGCTGTTACCGGTTTTCCAAGCTGCGCCTCAACATCTTGTCCCACGCACCACAGAAACCGCGGACTGGGGCTCAACGACCAGGCTTTGAGTGCCCGGCGTGCGATGGCCCGCACGGGCGAGCCTCCGCCGCTGGAGCCCGAGAGCCCGCCCGCGCGTGGCCGCGTCTTCCCGGCGTTTCTACGGCAACGCGGCGCGCGCGCCCCCGCGTTCAATGCCGGAGTTGTGCCAGGGAGGGCGCCGAGAGGGCGGAGGGCTGTGGCCGCCACCTCATCCCGCGGATCCTGTATCTGCATTTCCACGCGCGTTCCGGAAGCTGGGCTTTTCATCATCCTGAAGAGCAGAGCTGATATAGCGTGTCTCCAGTCTCTGCAAGTCGAACTGTAAGCAAAGGAGGAAAATTCCAAGCCAACCCATCTGAAACGCAAAACTGAAGGCCAGTGGGGTCCAGTTTCTGCTTATGTGACATTTAGCCTTAGGATATATGTTCAACTTCTCTGAGTCTCCGTGTTGAGTCTGAAAATGCAGCCTCTTGGAACCTGCCTTTGGAAGGAGCAATGCTTGCTGTGTCAtctttaatttctcatttatttggcaaatgtttattgagttccTATTTTGTGGAAAAAAATGTGTTGGAAGAGAGCTTGGtattagcataagaacaggcatatagatcaacagaacagagaacccagaaataaacccacgcctttatgggcaattgatatttgacaaaggaggcaagagtatacaagggagtaaggacagtctctttaacaaatggtgttgggaaaattggacaggtacatggggaaaaaaaatgaaactagaccaccaacttacactattcacaaaaataaactcgaaatggataaaagacttaaatgtaagttgtgaaactataaacatcttggaagaaaacatagacagtaaactcttcgatatctctcgtaacaatatttttgctgatatatctccacgggcaagtgaaataaaggacaaaataaacaaatgggactatatcaaactaaaaagcttttgcacagcaaaggacaccattaacaagataaaaagacaacacacacaatgggtgaacatatttgcccatacatctgataaggggttaataaccaaaatttataaagaacttctaaaacgcAACATCAGGAAgctaaacaacccaattaaaaaatgggcaaaagaactgaatagacacttctccaaagaggacatacagatggccaataggcatatgaaaaaatgttcaatgtcacttatcatcagataaatgcaaattaaaaccacaatgagataccacctcatacctgttagaatcaatacacagtaagtgctggtgagggtgtggctaaaagggaaccctcctacactgctggtgggaatgcaaacttgtgcagtcactgtgggaaacaatatggcgtttcctcaaaaaagtaaaaatggaactgccttttgacccagctatcccacttttaggaatatatcccaagaatcccagaacactgattcaaaagaagatatccaCCCTCatatttattacagcattgtttaacaatagccaagatctggaaacagctcaagtgtccatcagtggacgagtgggtagaaaactgtggtacatatacacaatggaatactatacagctgtgaaaaagaaggaaatcttaccttttgcagtggcatggatggacatagagattattacgctaagtgaaataagccaggcagagaaagacaaatatcatatgatctcagttgtatgtggaatctaatgaacatggtgaggAACAGAataggggcagaggcagggtcagggggagcagagggacagcagtcagagggaagagggatgaggggatgggatcagagaaggtgaagggattagtgaaattatatatatataatatatatatgtacagataacaagacagcaaatcgcagagggaaagggggagggagtcaAGATGAAGAGGGCAAAAGGGTGTAATGGGGGCACAttgttggggggtgagggtgttacattgagtgggacacttgaatccatgttaacacaataaattaaaaaatttaatgaaaaagttgTTTTGGACACTGGGAATAATTTAAAGATAATGAGATCACCCCTcacaccccccccttcccccGCCTCAGCCAGGAGAGAGATACTTAAATTGTAACAATATCCTAAGATAAACAACGGaacagaagactttttttttttaaacctttaaaccagagattttcaaccttttttgagccgtggcacattttttacatttacaaaatcctggggcacaccacctaccaaaatgacactctaacacagtacatattatacatatagttaataatatagtttctaaatgtatttatactcacttaatGTGAAACCTGcgcctgtttcaatgaacacaaaagggatatcttggcaggaatggtagaaagacacacacgaagctcttcctcaacttCTCAGTCTcgctctgtttttagtttttatcgcagtcaagcttgagaagctcagctcacatagatatgtggttgaaaatgggagcaatgtcaaaatagctttgttggccagaatggggaactccttggcaacagataaccaaaaactgtccaaaggaagatcagcaaactttagctttaaagttaggtaacattgtgatgcattgtgatgcattgtatatcaccctctgtgggggcctcttttaaaaagaaaaaggtaaaatatcACCCTTTTGCCCCCCTCATCTTgactccctccccttttccctttgcgatttgctgtcttgttatctgtgtgtgtgtgtgtgtgtgtgtgtgtgtgtgtatatatatatatatgtaatttcactaatcccttcaccttctctgatcccatcccctcatccctcttccctctgactgctgtccctctgcttcccctgaccctgcctctgcccctatTCTGTTCCTTaccgtgttcattagattccacatacaactgagatcatatgatatttgtctttctctgcctggcttatttcacttagcgtaataatctctatgtccatccatgccactgcaaaaggtaagatttccttctttttcacagctgtatagtattccattgtgtatatgtaccacagttttctacccactcgtccactgatggacacttgagctgtttccagatcttggctattgttaaacaatgctgtaataaatatGAGGGtggatatcttcttttgaatcagtgttctgggattcttgggatatattcctaaaagtgggatagctgggtcaaaaggcagttccatttttacttttttgaggaaacgccatattgtttcccacagtggctgcacaagtttgcattcccaccagcagtgtaggagggttcccttttagccacaccctcaccagcacttactgtgtattgattctaacaggtatgaggtagtatATCACaatatatacaccatcaggatagacataaatagctgaggctgaggcttcatctaatggtggcaacatttacctccagtcctgaccaggattagaaatcgggaccatggggaggagtagcagcttcaactactggccacggccacacaatgacaagtgcacggcagcccaagcggggaccttcctgggtgtggatgagaggcggcctactattggttcattgctagtggacgggatgaatcctagaaggtgactGGTCAGTGaatgttccctgtgcctccactcttcctgtcactgatagctggagggattgtgaggggaatgtttatgtttggatggaggcggctggtggcgGGTTGGATAAATAGAAGCCTCCACGGGCTGTATCCGgcacgcgggccatagtttggggacccatgtttaatttccccacggcacacttgaccatgtctcatggcacactggttgaaaaacactgctttaaacaccctattttgtgtttttggccCTTTTGGCCTTGTTTGTGCTGCTCTTCCAAGTAAACCCCTTTAGGACTATTCCAGCTTTATTTCTCTCAAGAAACCTCCCTTGACAACTCTCACACTTCCCTTTTCCAGACAGCCATAGGACCCCTTCCTCTGCgctatattttgttgattttgtaCTGTCTCTAGTAGTCTACACTCTGAGCTCTTGTTACATGTTACTCTTCTCACATGTTACGGTATatacctctcctctccctttctgctcATTCAGCAAGTTATCTACTGAATGCCTGGTGTATCACAGATATTATGCCTGGCTCTAAACATTGGGAGAGTCTTTGCTTTTATAAAGCTCACAGTCTCTTGGAGGAATAGACACTAATCaaacaaatatatgtaaaattgcAAATGTGAATATGTGCTATTGTATCAACTTTTGCTGTATAACAGACCACCACATAACCTTGTGGCATACAACGATCCTTTAGCTAACTCAGGATTCTATGAGTGGGCTGGGTGATGCCTTTACTTTGGGTCTGCTACATTTGGTTCTTTCATACCTTTTTGGTCAACTGGTGGGTCTTCTGGTGGCTGGATGAGCTAGTATGGCCTCAGTTATAGAAACAACAGAGGCAACATGTTAGTGACCACTTTTACAACATAATGGAGGTTCTAAGAAAAAGTATATGGGACCGAGAGAGCATGTGCAAGTTTGGTCTGAACTGCATTGTCAAGGGAACGGACTTCATTTGAGAAAGTAACATTAGAGCTGGAACCCAATGATTGGGAAGGGGTTAGCTAggtgaagagaaagggaaaaacagtTCAGAGAGTGGGACACTAGGTAAATTGCCCTCCTCCAACCCCATTTTTAACTCTACCCAACTTCAACTTCTCAGAAAATGGTACCACCTTCCAGCTGATTGTTTAAGACATAGGAGgcattctttctcttccccaggcATACAGGCAATTCCTGTTAGTTGCACCTTCAAAACAAATACCCTGAATCAttccttcttcatttcttctaCAACACCATAATCCAAGCTGCTATCATTTATCTTTATTACAAATCTTTTTACTGGTCTCTTCATGCCATAGTTACACACtgcaatgcaaaataaaaaatgtagacCAGATCATGCTATCCTTTCAAAGCCTCTGCTGACTGATCCAGTGTTTGTgcctcccccaaattcatatgtttgaATCCTAACCCCTGAGATGATGGTATTAGGACATAGGGCCTTTGGGATGTGCTTAAATCAGGAGAACAGACCCCTTGTGAATGGGATTTATGATCTTAtaaaaagagaccccagagaaatCCTCAGCTCATTTGCCAGGTTACACTAAAAAGATGGCCACTAAAGAGAAAGAGTCTCTTACCAAACACTGAATTTGCCAGTACTATGATTTTGGACTTCACAGCCTCAAGAACAGtacaaattaaatttatgtttaaaaatttttaaaaaataattgatttcagagaggaaggggatagagagagagaaagagaaagaaaaagcaatcacatgcgtgcgcgcgcgcgcgcgcgcacacacacacacacacacacacacacacacacccaatttGTTGTatctcttatttatgcattccttggttgattcttattcggccagggctgaactaagtatgtttaaaataaaaatttaaattcttgttCTACTATTAAGGTTTTATCTCATTATTGCCTACCCATCTACCTTCTCTCACTGTTACACTGTGTTATAACTACCATATCTTTCTGGTCTTAGCATATATCTAGCTCATTTCAGactcatttttgttattattttctctgCCTAGAATACACCTTCCTCAGATCATCACCTAACTAACCCCTTCTTATCACATAGAATTCTGCTTCAAAGGTACCTACAGAGTGAGCCTTTCTTTGATGACCAACTTATTACCACATCACACAGTTTTGCTTCCTCTAAAGCACATCATGCTCTAAAATTAAACTATTTGTTTAAATGCTATTTCTGGTTTCCGTGGCTAGAATATATCCTCTATTAAACTAGACATTTTGCTATATTTGCTTATATTTCTCGTGCCCCATGATCCTTGACTCATAGAAGGAACTCAATAATTATTGAGTTTATCAGTGAATAAATGAGGTAGTGAGTGAAAATCTCATGAAAGAGGGAGCATGGTATATGTGAGGGAATGGAGGAAAACCAATGAGGGTGGATTGGAGGAGGTTGGCATGAAATGTGATATAGTTGGAGGTGTATGTAGGTCAGGCAGGGCATTTTGACTATGATAAGGAGTTTGATCAGATTTCTTCAGACAAACAAGACAAATAGCAAAAaagtatgattttgttttttttttaaataaagaattggTTCATGTGAGCATGTAGGCTAAATCCCAATGTATGTGGCCAGCAAGCTGCAGACCCAGGAAAGCTAATAGTACAAATTCTGGTCCAAAACTTGACAAGCTCAAGACCAAAGAAGATCTGATCCTTCTGGCTGCATCTGAAGGCTGGGAAAAAACAgcaaactaacaagcaaaaaacCAATATCCCAGCTTACAtaatcaggaagggagagttccctctcttccttatcctttttttttggtcaggtctTTAATTGACTTGGTGAGGCCCACTCAACTTTAGGGAGACAAGTCTGTTTTACACAGTTTACaacaaatgttaatctcatccagaaacaccctcaccaACACACCTAGAATAGTGTTTGGGCAAAAGTCTGGGCATCTTGTAGTCCAATTAAGTTGACACAAATTAAACATTATAGTCCTTATTTTAGTATCAATGTGAAGGTATTAATGTGTCATAGCAAGTCATGTAACCTTTAACTCTTAGTAAATGACTCATGTATAGAGTAGTAATTgttgaacaaatatatattgaattataCTCTTTTAGTCTCAACCCAGTATATGAAATAAATGTGTTCTAGAAACCCTTCTTCTGAGACCTGGGCTCTTTGATCTTAAAACAGACATTCTGAGACCTGGGCTCTTTGATCTTAAAACAGACATTTCAAAGCATGAATCAGTACAACCATCCTCAAGTCTTTTCACTGCTATACTTTCTCCTAGGACATATCATCTCAAAGAAGAGGAGCTGGGAATAGGGAGGCCAAGTGTCACATTTTGAGAAAGCAGAGGGGCTGGAATCAAATCCTTTATCTTCCCtctccaatgctctttccactgtatcaggagcaatgtttctttctcttcctctggctctttccctctctctttttctctcccattctgatatttttttcaaagttgttaaatataaatataaatcaattaCTTCAAgtaatcaatcaatgttattcctTATTTGGAATAAGGAGAGTGTGTGTCTATGATCAGTTAATCATTGGatataatattctaaaattacTGGAAATTACTTTTTCAGGTTACAGGCAGTATAACATGATTTTTCAGTGAATTTTCTTAAATTACTACTGACTATTTATAGACTTTTCTGAACTACTACatgatatttgcatatttttgtaaaaacagcacaatcttttttttttgcatcacatTAGATGAAttccaatttatttaaaaatgatttaagagAGATCTAATAGAGGcaaaaaattatattaacttcatttactcatttattcagcaCGACTTACTGATAACTTGTCATGTACTAGGTGCTGGATTTACCATTCTTTAACCCAAGTGCTCTGAGAAACGTCTTATTTGGAGGTAATGAAGTAgtttaaattacattattttatttaaattaagttaTTATTTTGTCAATCTTagttttctcctcccctcctcattgtcatattttggaaataaagaaCGATGATAGATTGTATTTATTTGCTATTGATTATGCATAAACAATATAGCTGTTCA
The Saccopteryx bilineata isolate mSacBil1 chromosome 3, mSacBil1_pri_phased_curated, whole genome shotgun sequence DNA segment above includes these coding regions:
- the CIBAR1 gene encoding CBY1-interacting BAR domain-containing protein 1 isoform X2 translates to MLRRSLENRDAQTRQLQNAVTNVEKHFGELCQIFAAYVRKTARLRDKADLLVNEINEYANTETPNLKQGLKNFADEFAKLQDYRQAEVERLEAKVVEPLKAYGTIVKMKRDDLKATLTARNREAKQLTQLERTRQRNPSDRHVISQAETELQRATMDATRTTRHLEETIDNFEKQKIKDIKTIFSEFITIEMLFHGKALEVYTAAYQNIQKIDEEEDLEVFRNSLHPSDYSSRLDIVRANSKSPLQRSLSAKCVSGTGQMSTCQLRKDQQAVDDEDDEDLDVTEEEN